In one window of Paracoccus saliphilus DNA:
- a CDS encoding MarR family winged helix-turn-helix transcriptional regulator, producing the protein MSELSKRRLKLWIRMLGVTRAAENRLRDYLRREHNTTLPRFDVMAALWRRREGVTMSELSRMLLVSNGNATAVMDRLEADGLARRESEDGDRRRVRVRLTPEGLAAFEAMAVGHEAEVDAIFADLTETDLDTMREILARAGRRTE; encoded by the coding sequence ATGAGCGAGTTGTCGAAACGCCGCCTCAAGCTGTGGATCAGGATGCTGGGCGTCACCCGCGCCGCCGAGAACCGCTTGCGCGACTACCTGCGGCGCGAGCATAATACCACCCTGCCCCGTTTCGACGTGATGGCCGCCCTGTGGCGGCGGCGCGAGGGCGTGACCATGTCGGAACTGTCGCGGATGCTGCTGGTCTCGAACGGCAATGCCACGGCGGTGATGGATCGGCTGGAGGCGGACGGGCTGGCCAGGCGCGAATCCGAGGATGGCGACCGCCGCCGGGTCCGCGTGCGACTGACGCCGGAGGGGCTGGCCGCTTTCGAGGCGATGGCCGTGGGCCACGAGGCCGAGGTCGATGCGATCTTCGCCGACCTGACCGAAACCGATCTTGATACGATGCGCGAGATACTGGCGCGCGCAGGCAGGAGGACCGAATGA
- the kynA gene encoding tryptophan 2,3-dioxygenase, whose translation MSYDPSDEGARMSFDGRMSYGDYLGLDRILTAQHPLSKAHDEMLFIIQHQTSELWMKLALHEMNAAREAIAAGNLQPAFKMLTRVARIMEQLNSAWDVLRTMTPSEYTEFRESLGESSGFQSYQYRMIEFIAGNRNMAMLRPHEHREELIAPLRTEIARPSLYDEVLTRLRVAGFDIPERERLDRPHRPDPAARAAWAAVYRDPAQWWELYELAEKLVDFEDYFRRWRFNHVTTVERIIGFKRGSGGTSGVNYLRKMLDVVLFPDLWELRTEL comes from the coding sequence ATGAGCTATGATCCCTCTGATGAAGGCGCCCGCATGTCCTTTGACGGTCGTATGTCCTATGGCGATTACCTGGGGCTCGACCGGATCCTGACCGCGCAGCATCCGCTGTCCAAGGCCCATGACGAGATGCTGTTCATCATCCAGCACCAGACATCCGAGCTGTGGATGAAACTGGCGCTGCACGAGATGAACGCCGCGCGCGAGGCCATCGCGGCGGGCAACCTGCAACCCGCCTTCAAGATGCTGACCCGAGTGGCGCGGATCATGGAGCAGCTCAACTCGGCATGGGACGTACTGCGCACCATGACTCCGAGCGAATATACCGAGTTTCGCGAGAGCCTTGGCGAAAGCAGCGGCTTTCAGTCCTATCAATACCGGATGATCGAATTCATAGCCGGAAACCGCAACATGGCGATGTTGCGCCCACATGAACACCGCGAGGAACTGATTGCCCCCTTGCGAACCGAGATCGCGCGCCCCTCGCTTTATGACGAGGTGCTGACACGGCTGCGGGTGGCGGGTTTCGATATTCCCGAACGCGAACGGCTGGACCGGCCCCATCGACCCGACCCGGCTGCCCGCGCCGCATGGGCTGCCGTCTATCGCGATCCGGCGCAGTGGTGGGAACTGTATGAACTGGCCGAAAAACTGGTCGATTTCGAGGATTACTTCCGCCGCTGGCGCTTCAATCACGTCACGACGGTAGAGCGCATCATCGGCTTCAAGCGCGGCTCGGGCGGCACCTCGGGTGTGAACTACCTGCGCAAGATGCTCGACGTCGTTCTGTTCCCCGATCTGTGGGAGTTGCGGACCGAATTGTAG
- a CDS encoding acyl-CoA dehydrogenase family protein, with protein MKKKMDRSFLNWPFFEDRHRELAAGLEEWSRNALPVDHGDVDATCRGLVAALGDGGWLRHSGGEKLDIRSLCLIRETLARHDGLADFAFAMQGLGMGAVSLFGTPSQREWLKRTRAGQAISAFALTEPGSGSDVARTSTTARREGGEWVLDGEKTYISNGGIADVYVIFARTGEGEGAKGLSAFLLPADTPGLAVLNRIDVIAPHPLAHLRLDGVRLPENALIGEAGAGFRIAMTVLDNFRPTVGAAALGFARRALDEAMSRVTERQLFGAPMSELQMVQGHIADMALKVDASALLVYRAAWAKDQGAARITREAAMAKLHATEAAQQVIDQAVQLFGGDGVRQGIPVESLYREIRALRIYEGASDVQKLIIARAALGEFLADQKAVP; from the coding sequence ATGAAGAAGAAGATGGATCGAAGCTTTCTGAATTGGCCGTTTTTCGAGGATCGTCATCGCGAGTTGGCGGCGGGGCTGGAGGAATGGTCTCGAAATGCCCTGCCAGTGGATCACGGCGATGTCGATGCCACCTGCCGCGGGCTGGTCGCGGCCCTGGGCGATGGCGGATGGTTGCGCCATTCGGGGGGCGAGAAGCTGGATATCCGCAGCCTCTGCCTGATCCGCGAGACGCTGGCGCGGCATGACGGGCTGGCGGATTTCGCCTTTGCGATGCAGGGCCTGGGCATGGGGGCGGTGAGCCTGTTCGGCACGCCTTCGCAGCGGGAATGGCTGAAGCGCACGCGGGCGGGACAGGCAATTTCCGCCTTTGCCCTGACCGAGCCGGGATCAGGGTCGGACGTGGCCCGCACGTCTACCACGGCGCGGCGCGAGGGCGGCGAATGGGTGCTGGACGGCGAAAAGACCTATATCTCGAATGGCGGAATCGCCGATGTCTACGTGATCTTCGCACGCACTGGCGAGGGCGAAGGCGCCAAGGGGCTCTCGGCTTTTCTGTTGCCCGCCGACACGCCGGGGTTGGCAGTGCTTAACCGCATCGACGTGATCGCACCGCATCCTTTGGCGCATCTGCGGCTGGACGGCGTTCGGCTGCCCGAGAACGCCCTGATCGGCGAGGCCGGGGCGGGTTTTCGTATCGCCATGACGGTGCTGGACAATTTCCGCCCCACCGTCGGGGCGGCTGCACTGGGCTTTGCCCGGCGGGCGCTGGACGAGGCGATGTCACGGGTCACCGAGCGGCAATTGTTCGGAGCACCAATGTCGGAACTGCAGATGGTCCAGGGCCATATCGCCGACATGGCGCTGAAGGTCGATGCCAGCGCGTTGCTGGTCTACCGCGCCGCATGGGCCAAGGATCAGGGCGCGGCGCGCATCACCCGAGAGGCGGCGATGGCCAAGCTGCATGCGACCGAGGCCGCGCAGCAGGTAATCGATCAGGCCGTGCAACTTTTCGGCGGCGATGGCGTGCGCCAAGGCATCCCGGTCGAAAGCCTCTATCGCGAGATTCGGGCGCTACGCATCTATGAGGGGGCCTCGGACGTGCAGAAGCTGATCATCGCGCGGGCCGCCCTGGGCGAGTTTCTTGCAGACCAAAAGGCAGTGCCATGA
- a CDS encoding ABC transporter ATP-binding protein: protein MTEAAVFRAEGIGKSYPGVRANDDLSFAVARGEIHALLGENGAGKSTLVKMIYGLVRPDDGQMFLNDRPHAPTDPRAARNAGVAMVFQHFSLFDALSVAENIALGMENPPPRRELKARITRVSQEYGLPLDPSRRVTTLSAGERQRVEIIRCLLQDPHLLIMDEPTSVLTPQEAELLFSTLRKLADKGTSILYISHKLEEIRSHCDRATILRNGKVVASCDPRTHSARELAAMMVGGEMRLIDRSGRQVGKELLQVSGLSLPAVSAEGTSLKNVSLSLKAGEILGIGGVAGNGQEELLAALSGEHPSAPGAIIFEGRSMGALGPQQRRAAGLLAAPEDRLGHAAVPDFSLTENILLTAGPRKGLVRRGLIDHAAARVFTETVIRAFDVRTPGTDTAARALSGGNLQKFVIGREVMQAPRVLVVNQPTWGVDAGAATAVRQSLLDLARDGAGVIVISQDLDELMELSDRFCALNEGRLSEPRMTASLSLDEIGLMLGGAHGMEDAQI from the coding sequence TTGACCGAGGCCGCAGTGTTCCGGGCAGAAGGGATCGGCAAAAGCTACCCCGGCGTGCGCGCCAATGACGACCTGTCCTTCGCGGTGGCGCGGGGCGAAATTCACGCGTTGCTGGGAGAGAACGGGGCAGGAAAATCCACGCTGGTCAAGATGATATATGGGCTTGTACGCCCCGATGACGGGCAAATGTTCCTGAATGACCGGCCCCATGCCCCCACCGATCCGCGTGCCGCCCGCAATGCGGGTGTTGCGATGGTGTTCCAGCATTTCTCGCTGTTTGATGCCCTGAGCGTGGCGGAAAATATCGCGCTCGGGATGGAAAACCCTCCTCCTCGGCGCGAACTGAAAGCCCGGATCACCCGTGTCAGCCAGGAATATGGTCTGCCGCTTGATCCATCGCGTCGCGTCACCACCCTCTCGGCCGGAGAACGGCAACGAGTCGAGATCATCCGCTGCCTGCTACAGGATCCCCACCTCCTGATCATGGACGAACCAACCAGCGTGTTGACCCCGCAAGAGGCAGAGCTTCTGTTCTCGACCCTGCGCAAACTGGCGGACAAGGGCACATCGATCCTCTATATCAGCCACAAGCTGGAGGAAATCCGCAGTCATTGCGACCGGGCCACCATCCTGCGCAATGGCAAGGTCGTGGCAAGCTGCGATCCCCGTACCCACTCTGCCCGGGAACTCGCCGCGATGATGGTTGGCGGCGAGATGCGGTTGATCGACCGAAGCGGGCGGCAGGTGGGCAAGGAATTGCTGCAGGTCTCAGGATTGTCTCTGCCCGCCGTGAGTGCCGAAGGCACGTCACTGAAGAATGTCTCGCTTTCCCTGAAGGCAGGGGAAATCCTGGGGATCGGCGGCGTAGCGGGCAATGGACAGGAAGAATTGCTGGCAGCCCTGTCCGGAGAGCATCCGAGCGCACCCGGCGCGATCATTTTCGAAGGTCGCAGCATGGGCGCGCTCGGCCCGCAGCAACGGCGGGCGGCGGGGCTTCTGGCGGCGCCGGAGGATCGGTTGGGGCATGCCGCTGTCCCCGATTTCAGCCTGACCGAGAACATCCTGCTGACCGCAGGCCCGCGCAAGGGACTGGTCCGGCGCGGATTGATAGACCACGCAGCCGCGCGCGTCTTTACCGAGACGGTGATCCGCGCTTTCGATGTGCGGACCCCCGGCACTGACACCGCTGCCCGGGCACTGTCCGGTGGCAATCTGCAGAAATTCGTGATCGGGCGAGAGGTCATGCAAGCTCCTCGCGTGCTGGTCGTGAACCAGCCGACATGGGGCGTCGATGCCGGGGCCGCCACTGCGGTCCGGCAATCGCTGCTGGACCTGGCGCGAGACGGCGCGGGAGTCATCGTCATCAGCCAGGACCTGGATGAGCTCATGGAACTTTCCGACCGCTTCTGCGCCCTGAACGAAGGGCGCCTGTCCGAACCGCGCATGACCGCTTCACTCAGCCTCGACGAGATCGGGCTGATGCTGGGTGGCGCGCATGGCATGGAGGATGCGCAGATATGA
- a CDS encoding enoyl-CoA hydratase family protein translates to MKTTQMAGLKPEHFLWEVTDRIAVIRLNIPERKNPLTFDSYAELRDTFRALAHAGDVDTVVLASNGGNFCSGGDVHDIIGPLVAMEMPELLAFTRMTGDLVKAMLHCGKPIIASVEGVCVGAGAIMAMASDLRLAAPSAKAAFLFTRVGLAGCDMGACAMLPRIVGQGRAAELLYTGRMLRAEEGERWGLWNSLHEDVEAAALDLARQIAAGPVWAHGITKTQLNQEWNMGLDQAIESEAQAQAICMQTRDFERAYRAFVAKETPVFEGN, encoded by the coding sequence ATGAAGACAACCCAGATGGCCGGGCTGAAACCCGAACATTTCCTGTGGGAGGTCACGGACCGCATCGCGGTAATCCGGCTGAATATCCCCGAACGCAAGAACCCGCTGACCTTCGACAGCTATGCCGAGCTGCGTGACACCTTTCGCGCACTGGCCCATGCCGGTGACGTGGATACCGTCGTGCTGGCCTCGAATGGCGGCAATTTTTGCTCGGGTGGGGATGTGCATGACATCATCGGCCCGCTGGTCGCGATGGAGATGCCAGAGCTTCTGGCCTTCACCCGCATGACCGGCGATCTGGTCAAGGCGATGCTTCATTGCGGCAAGCCGATCATCGCCTCGGTCGAGGGGGTCTGCGTCGGCGCGGGCGCGATCATGGCAATGGCATCGGACCTGCGGCTCGCCGCGCCCTCGGCCAAGGCGGCGTTCCTGTTCACGCGGGTCGGTCTGGCAGGCTGCGACATGGGCGCTTGCGCGATGCTGCCCCGGATCGTCGGACAGGGCCGGGCGGCGGAACTGCTTTATACGGGCCGGATGCTGCGCGCCGAGGAAGGCGAGCGCTGGGGCTTATGGAACAGCCTGCACGAGGATGTCGAGGCGGCGGCGCTTGATCTGGCGCGGCAGATCGCGGCAGGGCCTGTCTGGGCGCATGGGATCACCAAGACCCAGTTGAACCAGGAATGGAACATGGGGCTGGACCAGGCGATCGAGTCCGAGGCGCAAGCTCAGGCAATCTGCATGCAAACCCGCGATTTCGAGCGTGCCTATCGAGCCTTCGTCGCCAAGGAGACGCCGGTTTTCGAGGGAAACTGA
- a CDS encoding ABC transporter permease has product MIDPLSIFLLLLSASTPILFAALGELITERAGVLNLGVEGMMIVGALAGFAAAHATGNPFIGFAVAALAGAAVSMSFAMLTQFLLANQVASGLALTLFGLGLAALFGKPLEGIKAPAMSPGPLNINWIVWLGVAMVPVIWWFLNRSRAGLILRGVGENHDAAYALGYPVRLVRITAIGFGGAMAGVGGAFLSIAIVLQWTEGMTAGAGWIALAIVVFSNWTAFGVLAGAWLFGGVTVLQLRLQAAGVSVPVQFLSMAPYLATILVLVLISAKQKYSRRAGRAAPGSLGKNFHALR; this is encoded by the coding sequence ATGATCGATCCGCTATCCATTTTCCTGCTGCTCCTGTCGGCCTCGACTCCGATCCTGTTCGCCGCCCTGGGCGAGCTGATCACCGAGCGCGCGGGCGTGCTGAATCTCGGGGTCGAAGGGATGATGATCGTCGGGGCCCTGGCCGGGTTCGCCGCGGCCCATGCAACCGGCAACCCGTTTATCGGATTCGCAGTGGCCGCGCTCGCCGGGGCCGCCGTCTCGATGAGTTTCGCGATGTTGACGCAATTCCTGCTGGCCAACCAGGTGGCTTCGGGCCTGGCGCTAACCCTGTTCGGATTAGGCTTGGCCGCGCTGTTCGGCAAGCCGCTGGAAGGGATCAAGGCCCCCGCGATGTCCCCCGGACCGCTGAACATCAACTGGATCGTCTGGTTGGGCGTCGCGATGGTCCCGGTGATCTGGTGGTTCCTGAACCGGTCCCGAGCCGGCCTGATCCTGCGCGGAGTGGGCGAGAACCACGACGCGGCCTATGCCCTCGGCTACCCGGTGCGCCTGGTGCGGATCACGGCAATCGGGTTCGGCGGCGCGATGGCGGGTGTCGGCGGGGCCTTTCTCTCGATCGCCATCGTGCTGCAATGGACCGAGGGCATGACCGCGGGCGCGGGCTGGATCGCGCTGGCCATCGTGGTGTTTTCCAACTGGACCGCATTCGGCGTTCTCGCCGGAGCCTGGCTGTTCGGCGGCGTTACCGTGCTGCAGCTGCGATTGCAGGCGGCGGGCGTATCCGTCCCGGTGCAGTTTCTGTCGATGGCGCCATATCTTGCCACGATCCTCGTGCTCGTGCTGATATCGGCCAAGCAAAAATACAGCAGACGGGCAGGCCGCGCCGCGCCTGGATCGCTCGGAAAGAATTTTCATGCGCTGCGTTAA
- a CDS encoding BMP family ABC transporter substrate-binding protein codes for MNRRKLMATFAVIPAIGLATPVFAQDEPLKVGFIYVGPVGDGGWTYQHDLGRQAIEEEFGDKVETTFIESVPEGADAERALSQLALAGNELIFATSFGFMDPVINVAAKFPDVKFEHATGYKRAENVATYDARFYEGRAVMGTIAGRMTESNKIGYIGSFPIPEVIQGINSSYIHARKVNPDVEMKVVWAYSWFDPAKEADAASALISEGVDVILQHTDSTAPLAKAQEAGAIGFGQASDMSNFKPSPRVSSIIDNWAPYYIERVGQVLDGTWESKATWAGIAGGEVEIGEITEAVPAEVKEEALALKDKIASGEYHPFTGPLNKQDGSEWLAEGQVATDEELSGMNFFVEGITAKIPE; via the coding sequence ATGAACCGTAGAAAACTGATGGCAACCTTTGCCGTGATCCCGGCAATCGGACTCGCCACCCCGGTATTCGCGCAGGACGAGCCGCTGAAGGTCGGCTTCATCTATGTCGGTCCGGTGGGCGATGGCGGCTGGACCTATCAGCATGACCTGGGCCGCCAGGCAATCGAGGAGGAATTCGGCGACAAGGTCGAAACGACCTTCATCGAAAGCGTGCCCGAAGGTGCCGACGCCGAACGTGCGCTCAGCCAGTTGGCGCTGGCGGGCAACGAGTTGATCTTTGCGACCAGCTTCGGATTCATGGATCCGGTGATCAATGTCGCCGCCAAGTTCCCGGATGTGAAATTCGAACACGCCACCGGCTACAAGCGCGCCGAGAATGTCGCCACCTATGACGCCCGCTTCTACGAGGGCCGCGCCGTGATGGGGACTATCGCGGGCCGAATGACCGAGTCGAACAAGATCGGCTATATCGGCTCTTTCCCCATCCCCGAGGTGATCCAGGGGATCAACAGCAGCTACATCCATGCCCGCAAGGTGAACCCCGATGTCGAGATGAAGGTGGTCTGGGCCTATAGCTGGTTCGATCCCGCGAAAGAGGCCGATGCCGCGTCGGCCCTGATTTCCGAGGGCGTGGACGTGATCCTGCAGCATACGGACTCGACCGCGCCTCTGGCGAAGGCCCAGGAGGCCGGTGCAATCGGCTTTGGTCAGGCCAGCGACATGTCGAACTTCAAACCTTCGCCCCGCGTGTCATCGATCATCGACAACTGGGCACCGTATTATATCGAGCGTGTCGGCCAGGTTCTCGACGGCACCTGGGAATCCAAGGCCACATGGGCGGGGATCGCCGGTGGCGAAGTCGAGATCGGCGAAATCACCGAAGCCGTTCCCGCCGAGGTGAAGGAAGAGGCGCTGGCACTGAAAGACAAGATCGCGTCGGGAGAGTACCACCCTTTCACGGGCCCGCTGAACAAGCAGGACGGCAGCGAATGGCTGGCCGAGGGGCAGGTCGCGACGGATGAGGAATTGTCAGGCATGAACTTCTTCGTCGAAGGGATCACCGCCAAGATTCCGGAATAG
- a CDS encoding RidA family protein, with product MHEQLHPANWKRAVGYANGISARGRMIFTGGLVGWDADQQFQSDDFAAQTRQVLENIVAVLAEGGAGPEHLVRLTWYVTDKREYLEALREIGTAYREVIGRHFPAMALVQVVALVEDRAKVEIEATAIVPD from the coding sequence ATGCATGAACAGCTTCACCCCGCGAACTGGAAACGCGCCGTCGGCTACGCGAACGGCATCTCGGCCCGTGGCCGGATGATCTTTACCGGCGGTCTTGTCGGGTGGGACGCGGATCAGCAATTCCAGAGCGATGATTTCGCGGCCCAGACCCGGCAGGTGCTCGAAAATATCGTGGCGGTGCTGGCCGAGGGCGGGGCCGGGCCCGAGCATCTTGTGCGGCTGACATGGTATGTGACCGACAAGCGGGAATACCTTGAAGCCCTGCGCGAGATCGGCACGGCCTATCGCGAGGTGATCGGACGGCATTTCCCGGCCATGGCGCTGGTGCAGGTCGTCGCGCTGGTCGAGGACCGTGCCAAGGTGGAAATCGAGGCGACGGCAATTGTGCCCGACTGA
- a CDS encoding acyl-CoA thioesterase, with translation MSYSRVIPIEFCHCDPAGIVFYPRYAEMVNSMVENFFIDEVDYPFARMMAAGQGMPTVRLEIDFRKPSRLGDRLEWQLRVEHVGRSSVRFLVNAGDRLEARSTVVWMDRDFTPSPWPDHIRQTLEAHHA, from the coding sequence ATGAGTTATTCGCGCGTTATCCCCATTGAATTCTGCCATTGCGACCCGGCTGGTATCGTCTTCTATCCGCGTTATGCCGAGATGGTGAACTCGATGGTGGAAAATTTTTTCATCGATGAAGTCGATTACCCTTTCGCCCGGATGATGGCGGCAGGTCAGGGCATGCCGACTGTCCGGCTGGAGATCGACTTCCGCAAGCCTTCCCGCCTTGGCGACCGGCTGGAATGGCAGCTTCGGGTCGAACATGTCGGGCGCAGCTCTGTCCGTTTCCTGGTGAATGCCGGAGACAGGCTGGAGGCACGCAGCACCGTGGTCTGGATGGATCGCGACTTCACCCCTTCGCCATGGCCCGACCATATCCGTCAAACACTGGAGGCGCATCATGCATGA
- a CDS encoding AMP-binding protein, with product MAKLGPSGHVDSFTRDSLPPSEAWPQIDLSGFDYPDWINAGAELTDHMVERGFGDRNALIGNGRARTYKELSDWTNRLAHALVEDYGVKPGNRVLIRSANNPAMVACWLAATKAGAVVVNSMPMLRAGELTKIIDKAEITHALCDTRLMDELVSAAKGSKYLNTVIGFDGTANHDAELDRAALTKAVRFDAIRTGRDDVALLGFTSGSTGEPKATMHFHRDLLIIADGYAREVLGVTPEDVFVGSPPLAFTFGLGGMAVFPLRFGASAVLLENASPAGMIEIIEKHRATICFTAPTAYRVMLRAMDDGADLSSLRAAISAGETLPAPIWEEWRQKTGKPMLDGIGATEMLHIFITNRFDDSHPGCTGRPVGGYRARIVDEDGNEVQRGETGRLSVIGPTGCRYLNDERQAEYVKDGWNLTGDSFWQDEDGRFHFAARSDDIILSSGYNIAGPDVEAALLAHDDVLECAVIGIPDEERGQIVQAHVVLAEGVSSDEATVLRLQQHVKDMIAPYKYPRSVVFCTSLPKTQTGKIQRFRLRP from the coding sequence ATGGCAAAACTGGGACCAAGCGGACATGTTGACAGCTTTACCCGCGACAGCCTTCCTCCGTCCGAGGCATGGCCGCAGATCGATCTGTCGGGTTTCGATTATCCCGACTGGATCAATGCCGGGGCCGAACTGACCGATCACATGGTCGAGCGTGGCTTTGGCGACCGCAACGCGCTGATCGGCAATGGCCGGGCGCGGACCTACAAGGAACTGTCCGACTGGACCAATCGTCTGGCCCATGCGCTGGTCGAGGATTACGGCGTCAAGCCGGGCAACCGCGTGTTGATCCGCTCGGCCAACAATCCCGCCATGGTGGCCTGCTGGCTGGCCGCGACCAAGGCCGGTGCAGTAGTGGTCAATTCCATGCCGATGCTGCGAGCGGGGGAACTGACCAAGATTATCGACAAGGCCGAAATCACCCACGCGCTTTGCGACACGAGGCTGATGGATGAGTTGGTCTCTGCCGCCAAGGGCTCGAAATACCTGAACACCGTGATCGGTTTCGACGGCACCGCCAATCACGATGCCGAGCTTGACCGCGCCGCACTGACCAAGGCGGTGCGTTTCGACGCCATCCGCACGGGTCGCGACGACGTGGCGTTGCTCGGTTTCACCTCGGGCAGCACGGGCGAGCCCAAGGCGACGATGCATTTCCATCGCGACCTGCTGATCATCGCCGACGGCTATGCAAGGGAAGTTCTGGGCGTCACGCCAGAGGATGTCTTTGTCGGCTCGCCGCCGCTGGCCTTTACCTTCGGTCTGGGTGGGATGGCGGTGTTTCCGTTGCGCTTCGGCGCCTCGGCGGTGCTGCTGGAAAATGCCTCGCCGGCGGGCATGATCGAGATCATCGAGAAACATCGCGCCACCATCTGCTTCACCGCCCCCACCGCCTATCGCGTCATGCTACGGGCAATGGATGACGGCGCCGACCTGTCCAGCCTTCGCGCAGCGATCAGCGCGGGCGAGACCCTGCCCGCTCCGATTTGGGAGGAATGGCGGCAAAAGACCGGCAAGCCGATGCTGGACGGGATCGGCGCGACCGAGATGCTGCATATCTTCATTACCAACCGTTTCGACGACAGCCATCCCGGCTGCACCGGCCGACCGGTCGGCGGTTACCGCGCCCGCATCGTAGACGAGGACGGCAATGAAGTGCAGCGCGGCGAAACCGGGCGACTGTCGGTGATCGGCCCGACCGGTTGCCGTTACCTGAACGATGAGCGACAGGCCGAATATGTCAAGGACGGCTGGAACCTGACCGGCGACAGCTTCTGGCAGGACGAGGACGGGCGCTTTCATTTTGCCGCCCGCTCGGACGACATCATCCTGTCCTCGGGCTACAACATCGCAGGGCCCGATGTAGAAGCTGCGCTGCTTGCCCATGACGACGTGCTGGAATGCGCCGTTATCGGCATCCCCGACGAGGAACGCGGCCAGATCGTGCAGGCGCATGTCGTGCTGGCCGAGGGCGTTTCCTCGGATGAGGCGACGGTCCTGCGGCTGCAACAGCATGTCAAGGATATGATCGCGCCCTATAAATACCCGCGCAGCGTGGTCTTTTGCACGTCGTTGCCGAAAACTCAGACCGGCAAGATCCAGCGATTCAGGTTGCGGCCATGA
- a CDS encoding ABC transporter permease — MMRLVPRDEISAGWQIATPLLAVLATMIAGGILFTVMGYDPVAAIRTIFWDPLFGSAASYSRPQLLVKAAPLILIASGLAMGFRAGIWNIGAEGQYIIGGITGAAVALVAYPAEGMWIFPAMVLAGALGGWAWGMVPAMLRNWFGASEILVSLMLVYVAQKVAAWMAFGPMKNPEGFGFPGSRNLQQYPAASNPELIAGTGAHWGVVAAAAAVLVTWFLISRHIRGFHIRAAGLAPRAARFAGVRPETLVAFCLGLSGACAGMAGLFEVSGPAGQITDSFGSGYGFTAIIVAFLGRLHPVGILLAGLLLALTYIGGELAQLTLQLPAATVQVFQGMLLFFLLGFDLLTRFRLQRGIAA; from the coding sequence ATGATGCGGCTGGTCCCACGCGACGAAATCTCTGCGGGCTGGCAGATCGCAACTCCGCTGCTGGCCGTGCTGGCGACCATGATCGCGGGAGGGATCCTGTTCACGGTGATGGGCTATGACCCGGTCGCGGCGATCCGCACGATCTTTTGGGATCCGTTATTCGGATCGGCGGCCTCCTATTCGCGCCCGCAACTTCTGGTCAAAGCCGCGCCGCTGATCCTGATCGCCTCGGGACTGGCCATGGGGTTCCGCGCCGGTATCTGGAATATCGGTGCCGAGGGGCAATATATCATCGGCGGCATCACCGGCGCAGCGGTGGCGCTGGTCGCCTATCCCGCCGAGGGGATGTGGATCTTCCCGGCGATGGTGCTGGCCGGGGCCTTGGGCGGGTGGGCCTGGGGCATGGTTCCCGCAATGCTGCGCAACTGGTTCGGTGCATCCGAGATCCTGGTGTCGCTGATGCTGGTCTATGTCGCACAGAAGGTGGCCGCCTGGATGGCCTTTGGCCCGATGAAGAACCCCGAGGGTTTCGGCTTTCCCGGCTCTCGCAACCTGCAGCAATATCCGGCCGCCTCCAACCCCGAGCTGATCGCCGGAACCGGCGCGCATTGGGGCGTCGTCGCGGCTGCCGCAGCGGTGCTGGTCACATGGTTCCTTATCAGCCGCCACATTCGCGGCTTTCATATCCGCGCGGCCGGCCTTGCCCCCCGCGCGGCGCGTTTCGCGGGTGTCCGCCCCGAAACACTGGTCGCCTTCTGCCTTGGCTTGTCGGGCGCCTGTGCCGGGATGGCCGGGCTGTTCGAAGTATCCGGTCCCGCCGGTCAGATCACCGACAGTTTCGGTTCGGGCTACGGTTTCACCGCGATCATCGTGGCCTTTCTCGGCCGCTTGCATCCAGTCGGCATCCTGCTGGCGGGCCTGCTGCTGGCGCTGACCTATATCGGGGGCGAATTGGCGCAGCTTACCTTGCAACTGCCGGCGGCGACGGTGCAGGTGTTCCAGGGAATGCTGCTGTTCTTCCTGCTCGGCTTCGACTTGCTGACTCGTTTCCGTCTCCAGCGGGGTATCGCCGCATGA